The window CTTCTGGGAGAGTGAACCGAGTTTTTGGGATGCTTGCAATAATGTGGGGCTTCGTAGCCACTATGTAGCCAGTGTTTTTGCCGCTCGAATGATGACTCAGCATCAGCAAGGACTGATTTGCACCATCTCCTCATGGGGGGGGATGTCTTACATTTTTGGTGTTCCCTATGGTGCAGGCAAAGCCGCGTGCGATCGCTTAGCGGCTGAGATGGCGGTTGAACTCAAGCCGCATAACGTGGCTTCCCTCTCAATTTGGCCCGGTATTGTTGGGACTGAGTTCATTACCCGTTTTGCGGCTGAAATGGATGATAGCAGTGGGGCTGATTCTCAAAGCTCAGCCATCAGAGAGGGCTACAACTGGGAAACGCCCCTACTGACAGGACGGGCAATTGCGGCATTAGCGGCAGACTCAACAGTCATGCGTCGCACCGGTCGGGTGCAGATTGTGGCTGAACTGGCTCAGCACTATGGACTAGTAGACAAAGACGGCAATCGCCCAGTATCACTCCGTTCTCTACGTTTTCTCCTCCCCTTAGGCTTGCCCACCCTGAGACAGTATCCATGGCTCGTACCCGATATTAAGGTACCGTGGTCACTGCTACTCCTGGGGATGCTCAGTTCCCCTAAAATTTAACCTAAGCGCTTAGAGGGAACTTGCAATATGACCCAGCTACGCGAAGCAGTGGTGTTAATTACGGGTGCAACCGGTGGCTTCGGACAGGAACTCACCCGACAGTTATTGAGGGCGGGTAGCCGATTAATCCTCACGGATCTGGATAAAGTCGTTCTACATCAACGGGCTGAGGCTATTTGGAGCGAAGTGGCAACGGGTGAGGTACTGGCTTGCCTCACTGCCGATTTGGCTACCCGTGAGGGTTGTGAATCACTTTATCACCAAGTCAAAGCATTGGGCATTCCTGTGGATGTTTTAATTAACAATGCTGGGATCGCCGTGGTGGGTCATGTTAACGAAGTTCCGTTAGAGCCATGGGAACAATTGATGCAGGTGAACTTAATGGCACCGATGCGATTAAGTGCATTATTTGTGACGGATATGATTGCTCGTCAAAAGGGGCATATCGTTAACATTTCATCGATCGCAGGCTGGGCGGCACCGCCTGGGCTAACTCATTACGCCGCCAGCAAATTTGGGTTACGGGGATTTAGCGAAGGACTTTTCGATGAATTGAAGGCTTATAACATTAAGGTAACAGCCGTTTATCCGTTTTTTAGCCGCACTCCGATTTTACAATCGAAACGGTATGGAACATTTGCCCAGAGAAACCCGGATTTACCAGAAAACTGGATAACCGATCCAGCGAAGGTTATGCGCGAAACGATTCAAGGAATTATTCGCGATCAATTGCACGTCTTTCCCGATTCAGTCGCTAAAAATATCCACTTTTTCAAACGATATGCTCCCGGATTTTTAGACTGGATTAGCAACGAGTTCAGTAGGAGACTCAAAAGTGGTACAGGTCGTTAGTAACTCTGTTCAAGCGCCAGAGATGCTTGATACAACTGAGAAACATTTAATTATTGGCGCGGGTTTTGTGGGCTTAGGTATGGCTCAAGCCCTGAAAGCGGCTGCTATTCCATACGATCAAGTTGATGCGAGTGATGATATTGGCGGCAATTGGTATCACGGTGTCTACGAAACCGCACATATTATTTCATCCCGCAAGATTACTCAATTTACTCATTTCCCCATGCCGGAGGATTATCCCGACTTTCCCAGCGCTCAAAACATGCGGGATTATCTGAATGCTTTTGCCGATCATTTTGAGTTACGTGAGCCGATCGAACTCAATCGTACAGTGAGTGAGGTGCGACCGATTGAAAACAATCTTTGGGAAGTCACTTTTGCCGATGGGGAACAACGAATCTATAAAGGGGTATTAGTCTGCAACGGGCATCACTGGTGCAAGCGTTTTCCTAAATTTGAGGGAGAATTTAACGGAGAGATTATCCATTCCAAAGATTACAAACGACCCGAACAGTTGCGTGGTAAACGAGTTTTGGTGATTGGTGGCGGAAACTCAGCCTGTGATATCGCCGCAGAAGCGGCACGGGTAGGAGCCAAGTGCGTCTTGAGTATGCGCGAATCAGTATGGTTCATCCCTAAAACCTTTGCCGGGGTTCCGGTTGCCGATTTGGGTAAATCATGGATGCCACCACTGCCAGCATGGTTCGGCCGGTTAATGGTGTATTGGATCATACGCCTGACATTTGGTCAGCACTCTGACTATGGTTTACCCAAACCCAACCATCGAATTTTCGAGAAACACCCAACTCTCAACACTGAGGTGCCTTATTACATTAAACATGGTCGTATCATTCCTAAGCCTGGTGTGCGTCAGCTTAAGGGCTGGAAAGTTGAATTTCTCGATGGTAGTTGTGAGGAATTTGATTTAATTGTTTGTGCAACGGGATTTTACGTTGCCTATCCCTTCTTCCCTGAGGAACTTCAGCGCGTCGAAGGAGCCGTTGTCAAATGTTATGGGGGTTCGTTTCTCGATGACTATAAGGGACTTTATTACATTGGTTGGGAACAAATTCGAGGAGGGGTTGGTTCGCTTGTTGCGGCTTATGGCCCACTCTTTGCCCGTTATCTCAAACTCCAGGATGAAATCAATGTGCCACTGGGTTTAGTTTTCAAAGAAATGGGACAACAGCTACCGACAACCCATCTTGCGGATCCACAAAAGATTTTTAGACAATTCCAGGCTGCTAACGCCTCCTTTAACCGGATTGCCAAAAAAGCCCATCAAGTTGATGCCCAATATCCCAACTTTAGTAACCGCCCACTCCAAAAGTAAAAAACCTGGCTGCTAGAGCCAGGTTAGGGTTCGATTCTCGCTTCCAATTTCTCAGTCTCCTCACAAACCAGCGGCTTTTAACCGCCCTTCGTGGTATTTCCATCTAACGTCCACTGCCCCGATTGTCATCCTCGTCCTCAAACCCAACCGTAAGAGTGCTGAGTAAGGGGTGATATACAACAAGGGTAGGGTTTTCACGCCAAACCCCTGAACAGGATTGCACTGGAAACCCGGTCACGTAGTTGCACATTAGGAGAACTCCTATCTGAATTTCTAAAGCTTTTTTCAGATCAGGGGGGGTGAATCAGGATAATATCCGAGGCGCGTAATATTTCGTAATACGCTAAGCTGTTTCTTGGATTCACTGGAGAATCCCCCACCGTTAGGCGTGGGTGAGTGTCAATATAGATACAGTTCTGATCAATTCCGACTCATTAGTTGTAGCCATCCATGACCACTTCTCGCCGTCGCTATCACATCACCACCTTCGGCTGCCAGATGAACAAAGCTGACTCGGAGCGCATGGCTGGCATCCTAGAAGATATGGGCTTCGAGTGGTCTCAAGACCCCAACGACGCTAATTTAGTTCTTTACAACACCTGTACCATTCGGGATAACGCCGAGCAAAAGGTTTATTCTTACCTGGGAAGACAGGCAAAGCGCAAGCATGAACAAGCTGATTTAACTCTTGTGGTGGCTGGATGCGTTGCCCAGCAAGAGGGAGAAGCCTTGCTGCGTCGAGTTCCAGAGCTCGATTTGGTCATGGGGCCGCAACATGCGAACCGTCTCCAGGATTTGCTGGAACAAGTATTTGATGGAAACCAAGTTGTCGCCACAGAACCGATTCAGATTGTAGAAGACATCACCAAACCTCGCCGGGATAGTACAGTTACGGCTTGGGTGAATGTGATTTACGGCTGTAATGAGCGCTGTACTTACTGTGTGGTTCCCAACGTCCGGGGGGTTGAGCAATCCCGCACTCCAGAAGCGATTCGGAAAGACATGGAGGAATTAGGGCAACAGGGTTACAAGGAAATCACGCTACTCGGTCAAAATATCGACGCTTATGGGCGCGATCTCCCTGGCGTTACGGAGTCTGGGCGACACCTGCACACTTTAACCGAACTCTTGTATTACGTTCACGATGTGCCAGGAATTGAGCGCATCCGCTTTGCAACCAGCCATCCCCGCTATTTCACTGAACGATTGATTCGCGCTTGTGCCGAGTTGCCCAAGGTGTGTGAACATTTCCACATTCCTTTCCAATCGGGGGATAACGATATTCTCAAGGCAATGGCACGGGGTTACACTCAGGAAAAATATCGCCGGATTATTGACAAGATTCGCGAGTATATGCCGGATGCATCGATTAGTGCCGATGCGATTGTGGGTTTTCCTGGGGAAACGGAAGCACAGTTTGAGAATACCCTCAAGCTAGTAGAGGATATCGGTTTTGATTTGCTCAATACGGCGGCTTATTCTCCCCGTCCCGGTACTCCTGCGGCACTGTGGGAGAATCAACTAAGTGAAGAGGTGAAAAGCGATCGCCTCCAGCGCCTCAATCACCTAGTTTCTACAAAAGCTGCTCAAGCGTCGCAACGTTACTTAGGACGGATTGAAGAAGTCCTCGTGGAAGACCAAAATCTCAAAGATCCCACCCAAGTTATGGGACGCACGAAGGGTAATCGTCTCACCTTCTTTGCGGGCGATATTAATGAACTTAAAGGTCAATTGGTGAAGGTCAAAATTACTGAAATTCGTGCATTCAGCTTAACGGGTAGAGTATTGGATTAAAGATAATCTTTTACTCAATCAGCCGAATAATTACATCAGTCAGAAGGCATAGATTTACGTGCCTTCTTTTTTAAGTAACTTCAGAGCTAGGGGGAGTATTTCCTGTAATTTTCTGAGGAAATATTTTTCTGACAACAAAAAAATAATCTTGATTATAATCAGACTAAGGAATAGTTAAAATTAGGTTAACGTATGGCTAAGGAGGAGATATATTGAACATGAGTGCAAAACTGCATACTCAACTGAAGAACTCCTTTCCAATACTGATTGGGCTGTATATACCAATGCTCATTCTAGTAGCGATGATTGTCTTGGTTGGTCATCAGTTCGACATTCCCATGGATGATTTAACACGCGATCCTGCGGCGATTAGAGGAGACAGCCCCTTTATTGGAGTGCTTTCCTATATTGGGGTCTTATTTTGGTGTGCTTCTGTGGCTATCTGTCTTTTCAGTTTTGCGCTGCTAAAGCAAACAGGAGGTATAGGCGAATTTACAGCTTTTTTCCTATTTGGTGGTTTGATTTCACTCCTTTTATTACTGGATGATTTATTCCTCTTTCATGAAACAGTATTTCCACTTTATTTGAAAATTCCTGAAAAACTCGTTTTTTTGAGTTATGGCTTAATGATATTAGGGTATATTACTCGTTTTAGAAAGTTGATTTTGAAGACAGATTTTATCTTTCTGCTTCTTGCATTTGGTCTATTGGGATTATCAATCTTCATCGATCTTTTAGATTTGAGAATATCCATCCTGTTGGAAGATGGATCTAAGTTATTTGGCATTATCAGTTGGTTCGGTTATTTGGCTCTAACCTGCTTTCAGGTGGTGAAACAAAATACACTTCAACTCGCAGAGAAAAAGACACAATACTTCTCTTAAAGAAAGGAGAGATGTTGGTACACTCAAGAACTGGTGTGATCTAAATCTCCCCTAGAGGACTCTAAGCACTCCATCCTCATCCTCACGCTTAGCTCTCACCCCGCTCCCCCTACTGCACGGCAGCGTGCAACTAGGAGATTTAAGTCAATAGCACCTTGCTGTCTCTCTCGAAGTACAATGACGGCAACCCTCCTAAGCCAAAGCGCCTAGGGGACATATCGCCGATTGGAATCGGAGAAATTTGCTGGAATTGACATACAGAGTGCTAAAACCTGGAAATATAGACAAAAAGAATGAAAAGCTAACCAGGTTCTTTGGGGGCTAATAGAGGTTAAACGCAAATGGGGCAACTGAACAAACAATCGGATGATAGGGGAGCAAGCGATTCGCAGGCAGCAGAAGCTCTTTTAAGAGCCATGACTCAAGATCTTGAGCACCTGCGGCAAAATCTCCTGAGTCAGTTGGCTCAAGACGTTGAGCGGCTCCAAAGAGAAAAATCTCAGTTGATTGAGGACATTGAACAGCTCAAGACTCAGCGTCAGCAGCAGCTTATCCAACAACAAACTGATGGTGTCTCCAGTGCTGGGTTCTCGCCCAATGTAGCCGCCAAGGCTCACAACGAGAATATAGAGCAATTAATTGCCTCTTTAGATTCAACCCTGAGAGCCACTTTTAGAAGCCTACAACAAGACCTTCGGAGCTATCAAAGTTCCCTCTCCCAGCAGTTGGGTGAGATGCACAGTCTAGAGAAGCAAGGCGAGGCAATTTTAGAAACGCTGGTTAATCGTCTGAGGCAAGAAGTTCCATCAAAATCTTCTGCTACAAAGAACTCTTCACTGTCTTCACCACCATCACACCCCAATCTTTCCATACCCCGCCGCGACATACCTGGGTATCTGGAGGAACATCATCATTACAACAGCTCTAATGTTGCTTATCCTTCTGAGCAATCCATCCCAG of the Allocoleopsis franciscana PCC 7113 genome contains:
- the miaB gene encoding tRNA (N6-isopentenyl adenosine(37)-C2)-methylthiotransferase MiaB; this translates as MTTSRRRYHITTFGCQMNKADSERMAGILEDMGFEWSQDPNDANLVLYNTCTIRDNAEQKVYSYLGRQAKRKHEQADLTLVVAGCVAQQEGEALLRRVPELDLVMGPQHANRLQDLLEQVFDGNQVVATEPIQIVEDITKPRRDSTVTAWVNVIYGCNERCTYCVVPNVRGVEQSRTPEAIRKDMEELGQQGYKEITLLGQNIDAYGRDLPGVTESGRHLHTLTELLYYVHDVPGIERIRFATSHPRYFTERLIRACAELPKVCEHFHIPFQSGDNDILKAMARGYTQEKYRRIIDKIREYMPDASISADAIVGFPGETEAQFENTLKLVEDIGFDLLNTAAYSPRPGTPAALWENQLSEEVKSDRLQRLNHLVSTKAAQASQRYLGRIEEVLVEDQNLKDPTQVMGRTKGNRLTFFAGDINELKGQLVKVKITEIRAFSLTGRVLD
- a CDS encoding flavin-containing monooxygenase; the protein is MLDTTEKHLIIGAGFVGLGMAQALKAAAIPYDQVDASDDIGGNWYHGVYETAHIISSRKITQFTHFPMPEDYPDFPSAQNMRDYLNAFADHFELREPIELNRTVSEVRPIENNLWEVTFADGEQRIYKGVLVCNGHHWCKRFPKFEGEFNGEIIHSKDYKRPEQLRGKRVLVIGGGNSACDIAAEAARVGAKCVLSMRESVWFIPKTFAGVPVADLGKSWMPPLPAWFGRLMVYWIIRLTFGQHSDYGLPKPNHRIFEKHPTLNTEVPYYIKHGRIIPKPGVRQLKGWKVEFLDGSCEEFDLIVCATGFYVAYPFFPEELQRVEGAVVKCYGGSFLDDYKGLYYIGWEQIRGGVGSLVAAYGPLFARYLKLQDEINVPLGLVFKEMGQQLPTTHLADPQKIFRQFQAANASFNRIAKKAHQVDAQYPNFSNRPLQK
- a CDS encoding SDR family NAD(P)-dependent oxidoreductase; the encoded protein is MKNLEGKVTLVTGATRGLGKGIAIGLGEAGATVYITGRRLNSSNSENDIPGSLNDTQLAVEQVGGVCIPVCVDHSDDEQVRLLFERIQDEQGQLDLLVNNAYSGVQALGDANGKPFWESEPSFWDACNNVGLRSHYVASVFAARMMTQHQQGLICTISSWGGMSYIFGVPYGAGKAACDRLAAEMAVELKPHNVASLSIWPGIVGTEFITRFAAEMDDSSGADSQSSAIREGYNWETPLLTGRAIAALAADSTVMRRTGRVQIVAELAQHYGLVDKDGNRPVSLRSLRFLLPLGLPTLRQYPWLVPDIKVPWSLLLLGMLSSPKI
- a CDS encoding SDR family NAD(P)-dependent oxidoreductase — translated: MTQLREAVVLITGATGGFGQELTRQLLRAGSRLILTDLDKVVLHQRAEAIWSEVATGEVLACLTADLATREGCESLYHQVKALGIPVDVLINNAGIAVVGHVNEVPLEPWEQLMQVNLMAPMRLSALFVTDMIARQKGHIVNISSIAGWAAPPGLTHYAASKFGLRGFSEGLFDELKAYNIKVTAVYPFFSRTPILQSKRYGTFAQRNPDLPENWITDPAKVMRETIQGIIRDQLHVFPDSVAKNIHFFKRYAPGFLDWISNEFSRRLKSGTGR